In Caretta caretta isolate rCarCar2 chromosome 4, rCarCar1.hap1, whole genome shotgun sequence, one genomic interval encodes:
- the MED28 gene encoding mediator of RNA polymerase II transcription subunit 28 isoform X2, with amino-acid sequence MAAALSGMFTNQPSGPPPPPLPPGGPGQAGLLPAAAGPRNPNSTLVDELEASFEACFASLVSQDYVNGTDQEEIRTGVDQCIQKFLDVARQTECFFLQKRLHLSVQKPELVIKEDVSELKNELQRKEALIQKHLGKLRHWQQVLEDMNVQHKKPAEMPQGPLAYLEQASANIPAPMKQT; translated from the exons ATGGCGGCGGCTCTGAGCGGGATGTTTACAAACCAGCCATCGGGGCCACCTCCCCCTCCGCTCCCTCCCGGCGGCCCCGGCCAGGCTGGTCTCCTCCCGGCCGCTGCGGGACCGCGCAACCCCAACAGCACCCTGGTGGACGAGCTAGAAGCTTCCTTTGAG GCTTGCTTTGCCTCACTTGTGAGTCAGGATTATGTGAATGGCACAGATCAGGAAGAAATTAGAACTG GTGTTGATCAATGTATCCAGAAATTTCTGGATGTTGCGAGACAAACAGAGTGTTTTTTCCTACAAAAAAGATTACATCTGTCTGTCCAGAAACCAGAGCTAGTTATTAAAGAG GATGTTTCAGAATTGAAAAATGAATTACAGCGGAAAGAAGCACTAATTCAGAAGCATTTGGGTAAACTGCGTCACTGGCAGCAGGTTCTAGAAGACATGAATGTGCAACACAAAAAACCTGCAGAAATGCCTCAAGGACCATTAGCTTATCTAGAACAGGCTTCTGCTAATATTCCTGCACCCATGAAGCAAACATGA